A region of Oncorhynchus masou masou isolate Uvic2021 chromosome 29, UVic_Omas_1.1, whole genome shotgun sequence DNA encodes the following proteins:
- the LOC135520927 gene encoding serum paraoxonase/arylesterase 2-like codes for MKWVLVTICIAALAALLGQRLLKLSEIALANREVPVKRLPNCHLLKNIEYGAEDFTILRDGLAIISTGLKYPGMPSFSDDPGKIYTLDLLDPRLIPVELTIKGDLDRDSFNPHGISVYIDETDKTIHLFVVNHPQHYISQVEIFLFVEEDNTIVHLKTIKHDLLHSVNDIVAVGVESFYATNDHSYPSAVLHMLAVFLGLPWADVVYYSPGGVKAVGHGFLSANGINMSPDKRYLYVSAILDHEIAVFEIKKNKELVHVKYVAVGSLCDNIEVDHVTGDIWLGCHPNGAKVAVYDPEDLPGSEVIRIQDINSEKPVVTQVYADDGSVLMGSSVAAPYEGKLLIGTVYHKALVCDLK; via the exons ATGAAGTGGGTGCTTGTTACCATCTGCATTGCTGCATTGGCAGCTCTTTTGGGGCAAAGACTTCTTAAATTGAG TGAAATAGCCCTTGCCAACAGAGAAGTGCCTGTAAAACGCCTCCCCAACTGTCACCTATTAAAGAATATAG AATATGGAGCAGAGGACTTCACCATACTTCGAGATGGACTGGCCATCATAAGCACC GGCTTGAAATATCCTGGAATGCCCTCCTTCTCTGATGACCCAGGCAAGATATATACCCTGGACCTGTTGGACCCCAGACTGATCCCTGTGGAGCTGACAATCAAAGGAGACCTGGACCGGGACTCCTTCAACCCCCATGGAATCAGTGTCTACATTGACGAGACAG ATAAAACCATCCATCTGTTTGTTGTCAATCACCCTCAACATTACATAAGCCAGGTAGAGATCTTTCTATTTGTCGAAGAGGACAACACCATTGTGCACCTGAAAACTATAAAGCATGATCTCCTTCATAG TGTGAATGACATTGTGGCTGTGGGAGTGGAGAGCTTCTATGCCACCAACGATCACTCCTATCCCAGTGCAGTGCTACACATGCTGGCTGTGTTCCTGGGTCTACCCTGGGCTGATGTGGTTTACTACAGCCCTGGAGGAGTGAAGGCAGTGGGCCATGGCTTCCTATCTGCAAACGGCATCAACATGTCACCCGACAAAAG GTATCTATACGTGTCTGCTATTTTGGACCATGAGATTGCTGTTTTTGAGATAAAGAAAAACAAAGAATTGGTACATGTCAAG TATGTAGCCGTTGGGTCTCTCTGTGACAACATCGAGGTGGACCATGTAACAGGTGACATATGGCTGGGTTGTCACCCTAATGGAGCAAAGGTAGCAGTATATGACCCTGAGGATCTACCTGGATCCGAG GTCATTAGGATTCAGGACATCAACTCTGAGAAGCCAGTGGTGACCCAGGTCTATGCTGATGATGGCAGTGTGCTCATGGGATCCTCTGTAGCAGCTCCCTATGAAGGAAAGCTTCTCATAGGAACAGTCTACCACAAAGCCCTGGTCTGTGATCTAAAGTAG